A stretch of the Papaver somniferum cultivar HN1 chromosome 6, ASM357369v1, whole genome shotgun sequence genome encodes the following:
- the LOC113291634 gene encoding uncharacterized protein LOC113291634, with product MTGHKPKNWLNCLPLAEWWYNTNYHTSLKMSTFQALYEYVPPHLSFPTIATTFVASVEEYLQRRDVVLDILKETLHKTQERMKWFADKKRTDRSFEVGDLVYLKLQPYRQTSIALRNNFKLYDRYYGLFPILQKIGQVDYKL from the coding sequence ATGACAGGTCACAAGCCCAAGAATTGGCTCAATTGTCTCCCTCTTgctgaatggtggtacaataccaACTACCACACCAGCCTTAAAATGTCAACATTTCAAGCTCTTTATGAGTATGTCCCTCCTCACTTATCTTTTCCTACTATAGCCACAACTTTTGTAGCCTCAGTAGAAGAATATCTACAAAGAAGAGATGTTGTTCTTGACATTTTGAAGGAAACTTTGCATAAgacacaagagaggatgaaatggTTTGCTGACAAGAAGAGGACTGACAGATCATTTGAGGTTGGAGATTTAGTCTATTTGAAGCTCCAGCCATACAGACAGACCTCCATAGCCTTGCGCAATAATTTCAAGTTGTATGATAGATATTATGGACTTTTTCCCATCTTGCAGAAGATTGGTCAAGTTGATTACAAACTGTAA